The sequence below is a genomic window from Lolium perenne isolate Kyuss_39 chromosome 7, Kyuss_2.0, whole genome shotgun sequence.
GGCGGTTTCTCGGATCGATCGGCCTCGCCGGCGAACCCATCCATCCAGGTACGCCGACGTCTCGAGTCTCTCCTGGGAAACATTTCATTCCTCCGCATTGTGATCATGGATCATGGCTTCTGGTTGGGGAATTAATCGTTGGGATCACGAATTCAGGAGCTAGGAACAGCGCGCCTGATGATGCCTTCCCGTGTTGTTGCTACACTAGTTCCAGTTCCTAGAGAAGAATTTTGATGACATTTTGTGTTTCGGGGGCCATAAAGTTGAGGCGAATTTTGATGGTATTTATGCGTCTAATTTATAGTTCGAGTAAATTATTCTGTGGGCCTCCAAACTCGTTCAACTGCAAAATCAAACGTACGGTCACCTATCTGACGCACCAGAACGACATATTGGACCTCCGAGTGTAATCAAGATTTTCCTTATCCCTTTTGATCCTCAACAATCATGTTAGATCGAACCATTTGATGCACGATCAAATTCCATCATTTATTTGAGTGGCAAACACATTGATAGTTTCCATAAGAGAAGTGTTATGACTTATGACCCAATATGTTATCTGTGACAATTTCCGTCCCAACGAAATATGAAATGGCGGCTGATGAGCACATGCTGGTCATGACTCATGGATCAAGATTATCAAGGCTAAATCCAGTGGAGTATTCTGTGAACAGCCTTCGAGGACAAACATGGCAGAAAGAGTGATGTGATACTCTACAATTCTCACTTCCATAATTCTTTGGGCCTCCTATTATAGGCTCTGAATAATATAAATTAATAGAAATAATTCTCATGAAGTACAAAATGCATTTGTGTAATTGTGATCTTAATTTGCCATTGATGACCGAAATGTGGGGGTGTGATCTAGTGGATATGTGATTTCTGGGCCTTCCAACATTTGGTTGTTTGCGCCTCTTCTAATACAAATAAAGCGCACTTATATGTGTGTTTGAGATTATTTTTGGTTATTGGTATGTAATAATATATTTATTTAGTGAGAGAAAGtgcaaataaaatcaaacatgacTTTTACTTCCGAGTAAATCGTAACCTGACAAAACCAGTTGGGTTTGGAGTAGCCTTGTAATCGCAGTATCATTTTGATTTGCATTGTTACACATCTGACAAACAAGTTTAATAAAAAAATCATTTTCTCTTTCCATTTTGCAGCAGGCAGCTTGTTTCATATTTTACAGTGGGAGTTGTCCTACTAGATGGTCTCTAGGTCAGGTAAACTCTGAGAACAATGAAGGTGGGACATTTTACTGCTAGAGGTAAAAAAGTATGAAGTGGCAGCAGCTGTGGCCATCGGACGGCGGCGATATGAAGGGTGTTCCATTGCCTCGCGCAAGGGCGGCTCCACGAAGACGCTTATGGATATCAGTGGCTGTGGCTTTCATTGTGATCACCGTACTCTGGGCTTATCTCTACCCACCCCAGGATTATACTTACCCCGTCAGGGACTGGTTTCCTTCAGAACCTGCCCGGGAACTGACTGACGAAGAGACTGCTGCGCGTGTTGTCTTCAGGCAGATCCTGTCGACACCACCTTTTCCATCCAGGAATCCCAAAATTGCTTTCATGTTCTTGACTCCGGGCAAATTGCCATTTGAGAAATTATGGGAGTTGTTCTTTAAGGTACCTGGTGATGTTCTTTTCTCTATATATGCATTATATGATTAGTTTTCTTATACTGTATTTGTGATTTCCAGTTTACTACCTAAGGATTAGAGAATGGACTAATTACCATCAGTCACCACCAGTCATAAAAAAGATAGAGAAGTGTCATAGTTTGGTATTTAAGGCACGTGTTTCGTTTTATTTGTTCTCTATTCTCTCTACTAGCTAGTATAATCTTGTTTCCTGCAAGATAAACAAAAATTAATTGACGCAGCTTCGGAGCACACTTGTACTAGACATAGTACATGGCTGCGCCAACTAATTTGGGCCGGATGGAGTATGATAATATCTTACCATAAGCATACCTTGTTACTGGATCCATCTTTTCTAAAGTCAAATGAGTATTCTCCATTTTACTTGCGTTTTTCTGTGGGTAGCATTTTAGTTCAAGGACCATGCCGAACACTTGTGTTGAAATTTTCTTCCCATGTCATTTCCCTTCATCTCTGCAGGGCCATGAGGGAAGATATACAATATATGTCCATGCTTCACGTGAGAAGCCTGAACATGTCAGTCCTGTATTTATTGACCGAGAAATACACAGTGATAAGGTAATTCTTCTCCAAGAATGAAAGCCTTGGTGAACACCTAATACATTTTCATTCATGAATAATACTGAGGTGGACAGAGCAGTGATTAAATAATTTTGGAGATAATGATACTATGTTATTTGGATATCTTTTAGTATTTGTCGTGAAGTTTTGTCCTCGACAACATTGCCTGTAAAACCGAAAGAACTAATAGCACTGGACATCTGATAATGGCCCACTGTATAAAGCAGAGAGGTAACTTTTAAGAGCGCGTAATATTTATCCTGGCGAAACCATGGTTTTCCTGAACTCAATAGTAGTATTCTTTGGTACCATAACTTTACTGAAGAAGTAACTTAAATTAACTAATAATGTTATTAGAGAGCAATTTTATTTTGACGAGCCACTCAATATTTCTTACGCCAGCATGAATGTTTTTGAAATTAATTCTTATAGCTGCAGGGGAATCGATTATATAGGTTTGGTCTGGTCTTAAAACTTAGAAAACAGGAAAATGTTATTTATGTATTTATTATGCTTTGAACGCACTGATATTGGCAATTTTTCTCAGGTAGGGTGGGGTATGATTTCTATGGTTGATGCAGAGAGGAGGTTGTTGGCAAAGGCCCTAGAAGACATCGACAACCAACAATTCGTATTACTTTCTGACAGGTGACCCACGACGCAAATTTTGTCCAATCCCACTTTCTTGCGTGAAAAGGTCTCCCGGCTCTGAACTATTTCTTGCACAATGATGGCAGCTGTGTTCCTCTACACAACTTTGACTATGTTTATGATTTTCTGATGGGATCGAAACATAGTTTTCTTGACTGGTGAGTCCTTGTTTTGTTCCTAAGATTTTTTACATTCTTATCAGTTACATCATTATCCAGGTTATTGCAAAGCACTTCCTTGCATCAGAAACTATTTGTTTTTTTTCTTAACTGATGTGCAACTAACTTAAATTTCACGGCTCTCAATTTTCCCAGCTTTGACGATCCTGGGCCACATGGAGTATTTAGATACTCAAAGAATATGTTACCTGAGGTTCGAGAGACTGAATTTCGTAAGGGCTCGCAGGTAAGTTTATCATTTCTCATGCAAGTTCACATACTTTGGTTTGTGAT
It includes:
- the LOC127314494 gene encoding glycosyltransferase BC10, which gives rise to MKWQQLWPSDGGDMKGVPLPRARAAPRRRLWISVAVAFIVITVLWAYLYPPQDYTYPVRDWFPSEPARELTDEETAARVVFRQILSTPPFPSRNPKIAFMFLTPGKLPFEKLWELFFKGHEGRYTIYVHASREKPEHVSPVFIDREIHSDKVGWGMISMVDAERRLLAKALEDIDNQQFVLLSDSCVPLHNFDYVYDFLMGSKHSFLDCFDDPGPHGVFRYSKNMLPEVRETEFRKGSQWFSIKRQHAMVVIADSLYYSKFRRFCKPGMEEGRNCYADEHYLPTLFHMMDPAGIANWSVTYVDWSEGKWHPRSFRAKDVTYELLKNMTSIDVSSHITSDEKRELLQRPCLWNGLKRPCYLFARKFYPEALNNLMNLFSNYTIF